Proteins found in one Megachile rotundata isolate GNS110a chromosome 14, iyMegRotu1, whole genome shotgun sequence genomic segment:
- the LOC105663726 gene encoding uncharacterized protein LOC105663726, translating into MIFDSTSKHHAVNMKLLLVVLGCIAVSALPVEKQKRDILPGDPRYGTDHHHHHDNVIEDARSSLPSNSYGPPGYQPGVPLNNLEQHSDVTHFSTPLPNFDVSNNVQLPQLSNSYIPVNTETKKTVTTVNVPVQHTKTVSVGPPATSYGTPVVHHTKTSVDTSSGHVETTHKTVKTEVHDQQVVDLPTPSVKVIQQTPVTQAAKHFTAVKNVPTTLTKDVHSDSLTQGLLTQSLPGYQSFGGFYNVPSYNIPSYTPSVYTNFQPGYNAFQTAYSGWSNYPSTLDHQVQQPLTSQFTLPSYSYSHTAQLPQTYQLPQTLTHLVEQVQPLQNVHSVSPVKTVQSYTPVETLTHSVQPVHTSSVSTVTPVQRVQSVEVLPPVKQSYTSVETVSHSVQPAHTSSVETVTPVQKVHSVEVLPSVKQSYTPVETVSHSVQPVHTSSVETVTPVQRVQSVEVLPSVKTEHTVHSGQVQKGPISDFFQNLSQNFPSLPSFPTLPSFPSLPDLPSFPSTPAPAEEPVSEVKGFTADKESITVENPLVSDSLKGTVVQHVTPANEYVQPTAANGGYVY; encoded by the exons GGCTGTATAGCAGTCTCGGCTCTGCCCGTGGAGAAGCAAAAAAGAGACATCCTCCCAGGAGACCCCCGCTACGGTACCGATCATCATCACCATCACGATAACGTGATCGAAGATGCACGAAGCTCGCTGCCATCGAACAGCTACGGACCTCCTGGCTATCAACCAGGTGTTCCTCTGAACAACTTGGAGCAACACTCTGACGTAACTCATTTTTCGACTCCGTTGCCAAACTTTGATGTCTCCAACAATGTCCAG CTTCCTCAACTGAGCAACAGCTACATACCCGTGAACACGGAGACGAAGAAGACTGTCACGACGGTTAATGTTCCTGTTCAACACACGAAG ACCGTAAGCGTTGGACCACCAGCCACCTCTTACGGAACTCCCGTGGTACATCACACCAAG ACCTCGGTCGATACGTCCAGCGGACACGTTGAGACAACGCACAAGACAGTGAAAACCGAAGTTCACGACCAGCAGGTGGTAGACTTACCGACTCCGTCAGTGAAGGTCATCCAACAAACACCCGTTACCCAAG CGGCGAAACATTTTACTGCAGTGAAGAACGTTCCAACCACCTTGACGAAAGACGTGCACTCTGATAGCCTAACTCAGGGTCTGCTAACTCAAAGCTTGCCCGGCTACCAATCGTTCGGAGGATTCTATAATGTACCCAGCTATAATATTCCTTCTTACACACCCTCCGTTTACACGAACTTCCAGCCAGGCTACAACGCCTTCCAAACTGCGTACTCCGGCTGGTCGAACTACCCTAGCACCCTGGACCACCAAGTGCAGCAGCCTCTCACCTCTCAATTCACCCTTCCAAGCTACTCTTACTCTCATACTGCTCAACTCCCGCAAACGTACCAATTGCCTCAAACTCTCACACACCTCGTAGAGCAAGTACAACCACTGCAGAATGTGCACTCTGTGTCCCCCGTGAAGACGGTGCAGAGCTATACTCCGGTGGAGACTCTGACCCACTCTGTGCAGCCAGTACACACTAGCTCTGTGAGCACCGTGACGCCTGTTCAAAGAGTGCAGTCCGTCGAGGTGTTGCCTCCTGTGAAGCAGAGCTATACTTCAGTGGAGACTGTGTCCCACTCCGTGCAGCCAGCGCACACTAGCTCCGTGGAGACCGTAACACCTGTTCAAAAGGTGCACTCCGTCGAGGTGTTGCCTTCTGTGAAGCAGAGCTACACTCCAGTGGAGACTGTGTCCCACTCCGTGCAGCCAGTGCACACTAGCTCCGTGGAGACCGTGACACCCGTTCAAAGGGTGCAGTCCGTCGAGGTATTGCCCTCCGTGAAGACTGAACACACAGTGCACTCTGGTCAAGTCCAGAAAGGACCCATCAGCGACTTCTTCCAGAACCTCTCCCAGAACTTCCCATCTCTGCCCTCGTTTCCGACGTTACCATCCTTCCCCTCGTTGCCGGATTTACCTAGCTTTCCCTCGACGCCAGCGCCAGCTGAGGAACCTGTCTCAGAAGTTAAGGGTTTTACTGCCGACAAAGAATCCATCACCGTGGAGAACCCGTTAGTGTCCGACAGCTTGAAGGGTACCGTTGTACAGCACGTCACTCCCGCTAACGAGTATGTTCAGCCCACGGCTGCGAATGGAGGATACGTGTATTGA